In Spodoptera frugiperda isolate SF20-4 chromosome 1, AGI-APGP_CSIRO_Sfru_2.0, whole genome shotgun sequence, the following are encoded in one genomic region:
- the LOC118274168 gene encoding uncharacterized protein LOC118274168, with protein sequence MAACVNCYVILQPDILQYEYHAADLSPELALIIEEWCGREISDNDRLCQACVHLVAQEANNRTENPTVRTVSHIFVCISCGISLGQRTGRRRRSLLEGSDLRTYIENQIFPRQVPNEAWACNACWMRAYHNTPRLETEPPVSLEFEAPVVPVQMQTNEVSVPAVIPEEPNVDSVPASSSITVPSSETESWADQMPNIRPPIDTINLVSYARISDTTSHCFVPDCVNPERIRVSRYLKRSILCQYKIYISENARVCHEHSMLYNWDILNEFDFIHSFNRMQIENMLDLLCHRPVGSVLNFEDIENCSDRLCHYWTGLTVANFLSLFNSVGQIETICNKAKTALGMYLVKLRTGESFARIASLFLTSKGTVANYVKKARSCLSTYYVPLHLGVGHMTREQHSVHNLLIPQGLFGTDANNPIVICDGTYIYLQKSSNYLFQKKTYSLHKYRNLVKPFLMVTCDGHIIDAFGPYAATQSDADIMKDLFQNENSPLRSYFRQNDVFILDRGFRDAIGLLTSLGYSIKKPESLDVGERQLSTLKANKSRMVTLCRWVVEVVNGRFKRDFKIFRADYFNCASRNLMTDFKVAAAILNCFHPLITDHPDAEAILTRALERFHMPNTLADYVIEGNINRHRVNFVSLDGQLPHLDVFPVMEMRDLILFSLGIYQIKQARSYYGEHIRENGTFRIEVDTNLLEHSNNSFLLRGRIRSRHQSNKIYCTYILLNLNSGITDWCQRIAQYYCSCIIGKRTIGSCAHVMTIVWYLGWARHQENMPPPPASFLDSILVRDDVENEEDE encoded by the exons ATGGCTGCATGTGTTAATTGCTATGTTATCTTGCAACCTGACATCCTGCAGTATGAATACCATGCTGCAGATCTGAGCCCAGAGCTAGCTTTGATAATTGAAGAATGGTGCGGGCGTGag ATTAGTGATAATGACCGGTTATGCCAAGCATGTGTTCACCTAGTTGCACAAGAAGCTAATAATCGTACTGAAAATCCCACTGTCAGAACGGTTTCACACATATTTGTATGCATATCTTGTGGCATTTCATTGGGTCAACGCACAGGCAGACGACGTCGCTCATTATTAGAGGGATCTGATTTGAGAACTTACATAGAAAATCAAATATTTCCCCGAcag GTTCCAAATGAAGCTTGGGCATGTAATGCTTGCTGGATGAGGGCTTATCATAATACACCCCGGTTAGAAACGGAACCTCCTGTATCCCTGGAATTTGAAGCGCCAGTGGTCCCAGTCCAAATGCAAACAAATGAGGTGTCAGTTCCAGCTGTCATTCCAGAAGAACCAAATGTTGACTCAGTTCCTGCATCAAGTTCAATAACCGTGCCAAGCTCAGAAACAGAATCTTGGGCTGATCAGATGCCCAATATTCGACCACCAATTgatacaattaatttagtttcatatgCTCGTATATCAGACACAACATCCCACTGTTTTGTACCAGACTGTGTGAACCCTGAACGTATTAGAGTTTCTCGCTATTTAAAAAGATCGATCTTgtgtcaatataaaatatatatttctgaGAATGCTAGAGTATGTCATGAACATTCAATGTTATATAACTGGGATATTCTAaatgaatttgattttatacaCAGTTTCAACAGAATGCAAATTGAAAATATGTTAGATTTGTTGTGTCATAGACCAGTTGGTTCTGTGCTTAATTTCGAAGATATTGAAAACTGCTCAGACCGACTGTGTCATTATTGGACTGGCCTCACAGTAGCTAACTTTTTATCATTGTTTAACAGTGTTGGTCAGATAGAAACAATCTGTAATAAAGCCAAAACTGCTCTTGGCATGTATCTAGTTAAATTAAGAACAGGTGAATCATTTGCACGTATAGCCAGTCTTTTTTTAACCTCTAAGGGTACAGTAGCAAATTACGTCAAAAAAGCAAGGTCTTGTCTAAGCACTTATTATGTGCCTTTGCATTTAGGGGTTGGTCATATGACTCGCGAGCAACACAGTGTCCATAATCTTTTGATACCACAGGGACTTTTCGGAACAGATGCTAATAACCCAATAGTAATCTGCGATGGCACTTACATCTATTTGCAAAAATcttcaaattatttgtttcaaaaaaaaacttatagttTGCATAAGTATCGCAATTTAGTTAAACCTTTTCTGATGGTGACTTGTGATGGCCACATTATTGATGCCTTTGGACCTTACGCTGCAACACAGTCAGATGCTGATATTATGAAAGATCTCTTTCAAAATGAAAACTCTCCACTAAGGTCTTACTTTAGACAAaacgatgtttttattttagatcgTGGCTTTAGGGATGCTATTGGTTTATTAACTTCCTTGgggtattcaattaaaaaacctGAGAGTTTGGATGTTGGTGAACGACAATTATctactttaaaagcaaataaatctCGAATGGTTACTTTGTGTAGGTGGGTGGTAGAAGTAGTAAATGGTCGGTTTAAACgggattttaaaatattcagggctgattattttaattgtgcTTCTAGAAACCTCATGACTGATTTTAAAGTTGCAGCAGCTATTCTTAATTGTTTCCATCCCCTTATTACTGACCATCCAGATGCAGAGGCAATTTTAACCAGAGCCCTAGAAAGATTCCATATGCCAAACACACTAGCTGATTATGTTATTGAAGGAAATATTAACAGACATAGAGTCAATTTTGTTTCATTAGATGGCCAGCTACCCCATTTGGATGTGTTCCCTGTGATGGAAATGAGggatcttattttattttcattgggTATTTACCAAATAAAACAGGCAAGATCATATTATGGGGAACACATTCGAGAAAATGGTACATTTAGAATAGAAGTTGACACTAATCTCCTAGAACAttcaaataattcatttttattaagagGAAGAATAAGGTCACGCCaccaaagcaataaaatatattgtacatataTATTGTTGAATTTAAATAGTGGTATTACAGATTGGTGTCAGCGAATTGCACAATATTATTGCAGTTGCATTATAGGGAAACGTACCATTGGAAGCTGTGCACATGTTATGACCATTGTTTGGTACTTGGGATGGGCACGGCATCAGGAAAATATGCCACCCCCACCTGCCAGTTTCTTAGACAGTATTTTAGTAAGAGATGATGTCGAAAATGAAGAAGATGAATAA